The Candidatus Polarisedimenticolaceae bacterium genomic sequence TCGCCTGGAACGACGACACCCTCGGGGCCGAGTACCACGTCGAGGAGATCCCGGCGGAGCTCGTCGATGCCGCGCGGGCCGCGCACGACCGCGCGGTCGAGGCGGCGTGCGAGGTCGACGATCAGCTCCTCGAGGCGTTCCTCTCGGGCCGGTCGATCGCCCCCGACGCCCTCGTCGAAGCGCTCCGGCGCGGCACCTGCCAGATGCGGTTCGTCCCGGTGCTCTGCGGCTCGTCGTTCCGGAACAAGGGCGTGCAAACCCTTCTGGACGCGGTCGTCGACTACCTCCCGTCGCCGCTCGACGTCGCGCCCATGGAGGGTGTCGATCCCGCCACGGGCGAGCCGGCCTCGCGTCCCGCGGACGACAAGGCGCCGTTCGCCGCGCTCGTGTTCAAGATCATGACCGACCCGTTCGTCGGTCATCTCGCCTTCGCGCGGGTCTACTCCGGCCATCTCGATTCGGGCGCCACCGTCTACAACCCGGCGCGCCGGCAGACGACGCGCGTCGGGCGCCTCCTCAAGATGCACGCGAACAAGCGCGAGGAGATCGGCGAGGTGTGGGCCGGCGACATCGCGGCGATCGTCGGCCTCAGGAACGCGGCGACCGGCGACACGATCTGCGATCCCGACGCGCCGGTCCTCCTCGAGCGCATGGAGTTCCCGGAGCCGGTCATCCGTCTCGCGATCGAGCCCAAGACGAAGGCCGATCAGGAGAAGCTGGCGACCGCGCTCGGCAAGCTCGTCCAGGAAGATCCGACCTTCCGCGTCCACGCCGACCCGGACACCGGCCAGACGCTGATCGCCGGGATGGGCGAGCTGCACCTCGAGATCCTCGTCGACCGGCTCCAGCGCGAGTTCGGCGTCGGCGCGAACGTCGGGCGGCCCCAGGTCTCCTACCGCGAGACGATCAAGGGCCAGGGCGCGGCCGAAGGGCGCTTCATCCGGCAGACCGGCGGCCGCGGCCAGTACGGCCACGTGAAGATCCGCGTCGCCCCGGCGGGCGCGGACAAGGGATTCGTCTTCGAGAACGCGATCGTCGGCGGCGCGATTCCGAAGGAGTTCATCGGCGCGTGCGCCGCGGGCTTCGAGGAGGCGATGGAAGGCGGGATCCTCGCCGGCTATCCGATGCGTGACGTCAAGGTCACGCTCCACGACGGCTCGTACCACGAGGTCGACTCGTCCGAGATGGCGT encodes the following:
- the fusA gene encoding elongation factor G, which encodes MARQAPLERTRNIGIMAHIDAGKTTTTERILFYTGITHKLGEVHDGTATMDWMVQEQERGITITSAATTCFWNDHRINIIDTPGHVDFTAEVERSLRVLDGAVAVFCAVGGVEPQSETVWRQADKYRVPRIAFVNKMDRVGADFDRVLAMIQDRLGARPIPLMLPLGEADTYRGVVDVVRMKALAWNDDTLGAEYHVEEIPAELVDAARAAHDRAVEAACEVDDQLLEAFLSGRSIAPDALVEALRRGTCQMRFVPVLCGSSFRNKGVQTLLDAVVDYLPSPLDVAPMEGVDPATGEPASRPADDKAPFAALVFKIMTDPFVGHLAFARVYSGHLDSGATVYNPARRQTTRVGRLLKMHANKREEIGEVWAGDIAAIVGLRNAATGDTICDPDAPVLLERMEFPEPVIRLAIEPKTKADQEKLATALGKLVQEDPTFRVHADPDTGQTLIAGMGELHLEILVDRLQREFGVGANVGRPQVSYRETIKGQGAAEGRFIRQTGGRGQYGHVKIRVAPAGADKGFVFENAIVGGAIPKEFIGACAAGFEEAMEGGILAGYPMRDVKVTLHDGSYHEVDSSEMAFKIASSMAFKEACRQAGVGLLEPVMRVEVVTPEETMGEVIGDLNARRGRISAMDSRGRLSIIQAIVPLAELFGYATDLRSRTQGRGTYTMHFSRYEDLPRAIADEVVARVTGTTKR